In Methylotenera versatilis 79, the DNA window AGCTTCTGTAAATGCATTAAAAGCTTATCCAAATTTCAATTCGTCGCTTTCACCTGATGGCGATAGTTTGATCTTAAAGAATTACTTCAATATCGGCTTTGCCTGCGACACGCCAGACGGTTTAGTCGTGCCAGTAGTGAAAGATGTGCAGCAAAAAGATGTGCTGGATATCGCGCGCGATTTGGGTGAGTTATCCACCAAAGCGCGCGAGCGCAAGTTAAAAGTAGAAGAAATGCAAGGCGGTTGCTTTACCATTTCCAGCCTTGGCGGCATTGGCGGCACAATGTTTACGCCAATCATTAACTGCCCAGAAGTAGCGATTTTAGGCGTTTCACGCTCATCAATGCAGCCAGTTTACGATGCGAAGACCAAAGCTTTTGAACCGCGCTTAATCTTGCCGATGTCACTTTCCTACGACCATCGCGTGGTTGATGGTGCCGATGGCGCGCGCTTTACTAGTCATATGCGCATGATGTTATCTGACGTACGTCGCTTATTACTTTAGTCCAACTGCAGCAAAAAATCGCACTGTTTTAGTGCGAAATTCTTAAAAATCATCCATTAACCTGCTACTTCTGCAGCTTAATGGATGTAAATCCATCCAAATCCCCTGTAATTTTGTCTGATCAAACTGGTACGACTATTGCTAAGTATTATTAAGCGCGCATTTTTGCTTGATGACTAACGATTGGGGATTATCATGACCATGTTTGTTCCTACGCTTGCTCCTGCATTATTTTTTTCCACTGGCTTACTTTTAGGCTTGTCTTTACTAACAGCAACGCCTATCTATGCTGAACCAACAGATGAATTAGTACAAAAGATTAGTACGCATGTCGTCAAAGTGCAAGTGGCTCTTGCCAATGGTGCATACGGATTGGGTTCTGGCGTGGTGGTGGCAAAAGACCAAGTAGTCACCAATTGCCATGTTATCGCTAATGCAGTGTCTGTCAGCGTGAATACCAATAATGAAAACTATAGCGCCAGCGCACTTAAGTCAGACTGGCACCACGATTTATGCATATTAAAAACGGAAGGTTTAATCGCACCAGCAACTAATATTGGGTCTAGCGAAAACCTTAAATACGAGCAACCCGTTTATACGGTCGGTTTTGCCAGTTTTTCACCACGTCCAAATGGTACTTTTGGCTTTGTCAAAGGGCTCTATCCAATGGATGACAGTGTGGTTATCAGAGCCAGCAACGCTTTCAGGCTAGGCGATAGTGGCGGCGGCATGTTTGACGAAGCGGGTAATCTAGTGGGAATCATCACCGTTAAAAGCCCAGGCCGCAATGCTTTTTACTACAACATGTCTGTCGAATGGGTGAAAAAACTCCTCAATCAACCGGAACAAAGCGTCACTAGTATGAGTGAGTTAGCATTCTGGGCAGAGTCTGAAGAAAAATGGCCGTTCTTTATGCGTGTCGTGCAACCACTTAAAACTGAAAATTGGGCAGAGCTAAATAAGATTGCAGCACAGTGGGCAGAAAAAGAGCCGAATACGATTGAAGCTTTATATTATTGCGCCGTAGCAGAATATAGTTTAAAAAATACCGCTTATGCAGAACTACATTTAAAGCAAGTGGTTGCGACCAATAGTAATCACGCTAGTGCACTTTATTATTTAGGCTTGATTGCAGAGCAAAATGGCAAACGAATTGAAGCCTTAAATATGGTTGCTGCACTGAATGTTTTAGACATAACAGCCGCAAACGATCTTAAATCTGCAATGGGTATTAAAGTAGAGTAATCGCAATTTCAGGCTAAATATCCACTTAATTTGTCGCAATTTAATTTTGCTTATAGTCCAGCCGAATCTGGACTATAAGCACTTTCTATTGAACTTCAAACATAAGCCTTGCACGCTATATTCACCAATTAATCTATTTCTGCTCTAACTAAAGTTCTGTTTTGAAAGCTGCCCTTTTAAAGCTTAAAACTCGCACTTTAATGATAAAATCACTCTAATTTCTTTAGATGTAAACAAAGGGTAAGCATGAGCGATTTAGTGGATGTATTAGTCCCCGATATTGGCAATTTTGACAGCGTTGATATCATCGAAGTATTAATAAAAGTCGGTGACACGATTGCTAAGGAAGATTCATTAATCACGGTTGAGTCAGATAAGGCATCGATGGATATTCCATCTTCGCATGACGGCGTAGTGAAAGAAATAAAAGTCAAAGTGGGCGATAAAGTCGCTAAGGGTTCAGCGATTTTGGTTGTTGAAACAGCCGTTGCCGTAAGCGCATCAGAATCCACACAAAATACAACTGCAGTTAAAGCAGAAACATCTGCTACAGAAAGCGCACCTAGTAACGCTGCTGCTAAAAATGATGCAAATCCTAAAACTGTTTCAACGATTGGCAGTAGCGATATCGATACACAAGTCGTCGTTCTAGGCTCTGGCCCTGGCGGTTATACCGCTGCTTTCCGCGCTGCTGATCTTGGCTTAAAAGTGGTGTTAATTGAACGTTATCCAACATTGGGCGGCGTTTGTTTAAACGTAGGCTGCATCCCGTCTAAAGCTTTATTACATACAGCCAAAGTCATTACAGAAGCTGAAGAAACAGCGCATCATGGCGTGAGTTTTAGTTCGCCAAATATTGATTTAGACGCGCTACGCAACTGGAAAAGTAACGATGTGGTCGCCAAGCTTACCGGCGGCCTTGCACAAATGGCAAAACAACGCGGCGTTACCGTTGTTGTAGGCGTTGGCGCATTTACCAGCGCAAATCAAATCGCAGTCACCGATAGCGCTGGCAAAGTCACAACTGTTGGCTTTGAAAACACTATTATCGCGGCAGGTTCACAAGCGACTAAATTTCCTGGTTTAGACCAAGCGACAGCGAGTGATGAGCGCATCATGGATTCGACAGGTGCGTTGGCGTTGGCGGATATTCCAAAACGCATGCTAGTCATCGGCGGCGGCATTATCGGTTTGGAAATGGGTACCGTTTATGATGCACTAGGCACAAAAGTCAGCGTGGTCGAATTTACAGATGGTTTAGTACAAGGTTGCGACCGTGACTTAGTGCGCCCACTGCAAAAACGCATGGAAAAACGCTTTGAAGCCATCATGCTTTCAACCAAAGTGGCAAAAATGGAAGCCAAAAAAGAGGGAATTTTGGTCAGTTTTGAAGGCCAAGATGCTCCAAAAGAGCCTCAACTATATGACCGTGTTTTAGTATCAATCGGTCGCCGTCCAAATGGAAAAAACATTGGTGCAGAATTAGCTGGCGTTGCTGTAGATGAGCGCGGATTTATTGCAGTCGATAAACAAATGCGCACAAACGTAGCGCATATCTTTGCCATCGGCGATATCGTCGGCCAACCTATGCTGGCGCACAAAGCCACGCATGAAGGTAAAGTCGCCGCGGAAGTGATTGCAGGTCATAAAGTAGAGTTTCAAGCTGCTTGCATTCCATCCGTTGCTTACACAGACCCAGAAATCGCTTGGGCTGGCGTGACGGAAATCGAAGCTAAAGCCAAAGGTATCGAATATGAAAAAGCCAGCTTTCCTTGGGCTGCAAGTGGTCGTGCTATCTCGATTGCCCGCACCGAAGGCACAACTAAATTGATTTTTGACAAAACCACACATCGCTTAATCGGTGCGGGCATTGTGGGTGTAAACGCAGGCGAATTGTTGGCAGAAGCCGTGTTAGCGATTGAAATGGGTGCAGATGCGCATGATTTAGGCTTAACCATTCACGCACATCCAACCTTATCAGAAACCATTTGCTTTGCCGCAGAAATGAAAGAAGGCACGATAACGGATTTGTACATCAAAAAAAGGTAGTTATCTGCCTGAACTAGGCGGAATAAGTGCTTTATTTGAATATGAACTGACTAGAGAATGACCAACGTATGCCCAAATTAACATCGTTAATTTGGGCATACGTTTATTAAATATTCATGCTAATAATTGGTTAAGTCCAGTCATTTAAAAGCATACGCACTAAGCATACTTAACCCATTTTTTTGCTTAAAAATTCCCTAAGAACAAGCCGCCACTCTCAATTCACTGCCTACAAATTCTGGGCTGATTTTTTGTAATTCCAATGCCGCTTCTGGCGTAACGGCTTTAATCAATAAACTGGAAATATTTTTACCAGGGCTACGCAAGGCTTTAGTCGCACCTTTTACGCCTTTGGCTAGTAAATCATTTAATAAATTGGTTGCTAACTTTTCATCTTGAAACAAGCCAAAAGAAATCGCATGACGCCATTGCGAATCTTGCACAACAAATATCTCACCCACACCTAACGCCTTAATTTCATCTGCCTTTTCTTGCGCAAGCTTTGCATTTTTTAAAGGCGGGTAATACACCCAAAAACGTCTCTCGGTTTGCGGTGGTTCTGCTATTTTGGCAACTCCGTTTAAGCCCAATTTAACCAAGGCCACTTGTGCGGATGGCAAATTGCTGGCGGTAAAATTACCCCATTCGTAACAACTTGTCGCAGTTGCTTCAGTCGCTGGATTAACTGGCATAGCGTTAGCAGGCAAAGGAGCAACAGGCAAAGCAGCCACTTTCTTCGGCATAGCTTGTAACGCTACTTGGTCTAGTATCTTGAGTTTTTCGGGTGAAATTTCGTTAGTCACCACAGTTGGTGGTGGCGCAATCTTATCGATATTAAAATACACTAACAAACCTGCATTAACTAACAGCAAAAACCACAACAGCCACTTCATATCGTTTCTTTCTCTAATATTGCTAAACCTTGCAGTACAAGATTTTCTGCCATCATAACCTGTTTTTCGCTTACGTTTAAATGTGCGATTAATGCCGCAAAAATTGCAGAAGCATCACCACCGCTAATAATGATTTTAGGCGAACAATCACTGTATTTTTGCAGTTGCTGCCACTGTACGGCAATCGCACCAACGGCTGAATTTAAGCAGCCTGTTTGAATCGCATCCTGCGTATTGGTTGGGAAAAGACTAAAACCACCCTCACCCACTTGTAATTGTGTTGTGTTTTGCGTTAATGCGGTTTGCATCAAGCGCAAACCTGGCATGATAGTACCGCCCAAAAACACCGCTTTATTGTCTTGGTCACTTTTAACTAGAGCATCGATAGTGATTGCCGTGCCCGCATTCACGACTAAAGTCGCTTGCTGAGTTATATGCCAAGCCGCAATCAGCGCCGCCCAACGATCAGCACCCAGTTTTTCGGCTTGCTCATATTGGTTAATCACATGACAAGCCTGCTGTTTTGCCACAACGAAATACGTGTTTAATGGCGCAACTAACTGTGCGATTTGCTGCGCGACTGATTCGCCCGCCACATTCGCAATCAACACTTTGCTGGCTTTTTGCGCAGCTTGTGCTAATGTCGATTTACTCAAATCAATATTTATACAAACTTCTGTCGCTTGCATCACGCCAGCGCTATTGACCAACGCCCATTTGGTGCGCGTATTACCGCTATCAATCACTAATAACATTACGCAGAATCTCCTGCAGTTAAAGGTCTTAACGAAATCTCGCCAGCTGAAAAACGCTGCAATCCAAGTGAGGTTTGCACCATCAAAATGCCATCATCCGCCACATTTTTTACCACGCCAAATACTTCGGTAGCATTCGGCATTAACATACGCACCGCCTGATTATGATAAGCGTGATAACTTAGCCATTCATCCCGCAAGCCAACAAAGCCAAGCTGTTCAAAACTATTTAATACATCTGCCAAATGCTTTAATAACGTACCCAATAGAATATTTTGGTTAATCTGATGATGAGATGATTTTTGCAAATCAGTTGTCGGCTGGTCAATACTTTCAATCACCACTTTTGGCAGATTCAAATTAATACCGATGCCAATCACCGCGGTACTTGGCCCATCTAAATCGCCTTGTAACTCAATTAAAATCCCAGCCAGTTTTTTGCCATCGATTAACACATCATTCGGCCATTTCAATTGTGCCTGATTAATGCCAAGACTCGCTAATGTACGCATTAATGCCACGCCGACAGCCAAACTTAAGCCAGATAAAGCCGCCGCACCACATTGAAAACGCCATACTAAAGAAAAAGTTAAACTTGCCCCCAATTGCGAAACCCAAGTACGGCCGCGCCTGCCTTTACCGCTGGTTTGAATGTGGGCGGCTACACAAGTCGCGTGCGGCACGTTTTTTTGTTGCATCAAATACGTATTGGTAGAAGCGACTTCATCTAAAATGATTAAGTTAAACCATTCTCGCTGTTCACCAATTGCACTTAACACTAAATTTTTATCTAAAAAATCAATCGCTTGCGGTAATTTATAGCCGCGACCGCGCACTGAAAAAATGGTAACGCCCAACCCTTCGGCTTGCTTAATCGCATTCCAAATCGTGGCGCGCGTCACTTTAAACTGCTGTGCCAACGCCTCACCAGAATGAAACTGGCCATCAGATAGCAATTGTAAAATGGGGAAAGTTAGT includes these proteins:
- a CDS encoding S1 family peptidase, translating into MTMFVPTLAPALFFSTGLLLGLSLLTATPIYAEPTDELVQKISTHVVKVQVALANGAYGLGSGVVVAKDQVVTNCHVIANAVSVSVNTNNENYSASALKSDWHHDLCILKTEGLIAPATNIGSSENLKYEQPVYTVGFASFSPRPNGTFGFVKGLYPMDDSVVIRASNAFRLGDSGGGMFDEAGNLVGIITVKSPGRNAFYYNMSVEWVKKLLNQPEQSVTSMSELAFWAESEEKWPFFMRVVQPLKTENWAELNKIAAQWAEKEPNTIEALYYCAVAEYSLKNTAYAELHLKQVVATNSNHASALYYLGLIAEQNGKRIEALNMVAALNVLDITAANDLKSAMGIKVE
- the lpdA gene encoding dihydrolipoyl dehydrogenase; this encodes MSDLVDVLVPDIGNFDSVDIIEVLIKVGDTIAKEDSLITVESDKASMDIPSSHDGVVKEIKVKVGDKVAKGSAILVVETAVAVSASESTQNTTAVKAETSATESAPSNAAAKNDANPKTVSTIGSSDIDTQVVVLGSGPGGYTAAFRAADLGLKVVLIERYPTLGGVCLNVGCIPSKALLHTAKVITEAEETAHHGVSFSSPNIDLDALRNWKSNDVVAKLTGGLAQMAKQRGVTVVVGVGAFTSANQIAVTDSAGKVTTVGFENTIIAAGSQATKFPGLDQATASDERIMDSTGALALADIPKRMLVIGGGIIGLEMGTVYDALGTKVSVVEFTDGLVQGCDRDLVRPLQKRMEKRFEAIMLSTKVAKMEAKKEGILVSFEGQDAPKEPQLYDRVLVSIGRRPNGKNIGAELAGVAVDERGFIAVDKQMRTNVAHIFAIGDIVGQPMLAHKATHEGKVAAEVIAGHKVEFQAACIPSVAYTDPEIAWAGVTEIEAKAKGIEYEKASFPWAASGRAISIARTEGTTKLIFDKTTHRLIGAGIVGVNAGELLAEAVLAIEMGADAHDLGLTIHAHPTLSETICFAAEMKEGTITDLYIKKR
- a CDS encoding type III pantothenate kinase translates to MLLVIDSGNTRTKWALVNSAGVMQATEVCINIDLSKSTLAQAAQKASKVLIANVAGESVAQQIAQLVAPLNTYFVVAKQQACHVINQYEQAEKLGADRWAALIAAWHITQQATLVVNAGTAITIDALVKSDQDNKAVFLGGTIMPGLRLMQTALTQNTTQLQVGEGGFSLFPTNTQDAIQTGCLNSAVGAIAVQWQQLQKYSDCSPKIIISGGDASAIFAALIAHLNVSEKQVMMAENLVLQGLAILEKETI
- a CDS encoding biotin--[acetyl-CoA-carboxylase] ligase; this encodes MNKLTFPILQLLSDGQFHSGEALAQQFKVTRATIWNAIKQAEGLGVTIFSVRGRGYKLPQAIDFLDKNLVLSAIGEQREWFNLIILDEVASTNTYLMQQKNVPHATCVAAHIQTSGKGRRGRTWVSQLGASLTFSLVWRFQCGAAALSGLSLAVGVALMRTLASLGINQAQLKWPNDVLIDGKKLAGILIELQGDLDGPSTAVIGIGINLNLPKVVIESIDQPTTDLQKSSHHQINQNILLGTLLKHLADVLNSFEQLGFVGLRDEWLSYHAYHNQAVRMLMPNATEVFGVVKNVADDGILMVQTSLGLQRFSAGEISLRPLTAGDSA